In one Poecilia reticulata strain Guanapo linkage group LG8, Guppy_female_1.0+MT, whole genome shotgun sequence genomic region, the following are encoded:
- the LOC103468141 gene encoding uncharacterized protein LOC103468141: MVWSRNAEAERPQLSVILPWLYLGAERDVTQDRLTSLGISYVLSVSRCSPQPSFLPRSRFLRIPIDDSLWDDLLPWIPQALSFIDSAMSSGASVLVHCAAGISRSPALAVAYIMYSLEMDLDHAYRFVKERRPSISPNFNFLGQLQHFQGILNQKASSCDMTRQQQENQQPSTKDRGTGLLRSQNRNHCVRAATEDSIIQTRKLLLDDSGNKRGLWTFDLTACQNQQCNQKPCDAPASSLCESREPLPKCRQLQFKSGCTSLLEKRKSLTLSLTPLGFCPPSLASSHPQSVTKASLVHSVPHPERSPHLGGCSRAEEKEQGLLSPSSITLNKLFNWGERVLLGLVHPVKMGQPALPYRC; this comes from the exons gATCGACTGACCTCTCTGGGTATTTCCTACGTGTTGAGTGTGAGCCGCTGCAGCCCCCAGCCGTCTTTCCTGCCTCGCTCCAGATTCCTGCGTATTCCCATCGATGACTCCCTGTGGGATGACCTGCTGCCCTGGATCCCCCAGGCTCTCAGCTTCATAG ATTCAGCCATGTCCTCTGGGGCCTCGGTGTTGGTGCACTGTGCTGCAGGAATCTCCCGCTCCCCGGCTCTGGCTGTGGCCTACATCATGTACAGCCTGGAAATGGACCTGGACCATGCCTACAG GTTTGTAAAAGAGCGTCGGCCCTCCATTTCCCCAAACTTCAACTTCCTGGGTCAGCTGCAGCACTTCCAAGGCATCCTGAACCAGAAGGCGTCCAGCTGTGATATGaccaggcagcagcaggagaatcAGCAGCCGTCCACAAAGGACAGAGGGACCGGATTACTGCGCAGTCAGAACAGGAACCACTGTGTCCGCGCTGCCACAGAAGACTCAATAATTCAGACGAGAAAATTGCTCTTAGACGACAGCGGTAACAAGCGAGGACTTTGGACCTTTGACCTGACAGCGTGTCAAAACCAACAATGCAACCAAAAGCCATGCGACGCTCCAGCATCGAGCCTCTGTGAGTCCAGAGAACCTCTACCAAAGTGCAGACAACTACAATTCAAATCAGGTTGTACTTCTCTCCTGGAGAAGCGTAAAAGTCTCACGCTCTCGTTGACGCCCTTGGGATTCTGCCCGCCCTCTTTGGCGAGCAGCCACCCACAATCAGTGACGAAAGCGTCCCTAGTCCACAGCGTCCCTCACCCAGAGCGGAGTCCCCATCTCGGTGGGTGCAGCCGAGCTGAAGAGAAGGAACAAGGCCTGTTATCGCCGTCCAGCATCACTCTGAACAAGCTGTTTAACTGGGGGGAAAGAGTGCTTCTGGGGTTGGTCCACCCGGTGAAGATGGGACAACCGGCGCTGCCCTATAGGTGCTGA